The DNA window GGAGGACACGGTGATCTCGACTGCGGAATTGGTTGGTGATCATAGTCATGATCCCAAGCGGGTCTTCCTCTCTGACGAGAGGAACGACAACCCGCTTGACTGTATTGTGTCCAAGGTTAAAATACTGCAAGTCGATCCCAAGGTTACTGCTCTTGTTCAGAACTGTGTGTCCCCTCCTTAATGAAATGGTTCTCACTTTGTTGAACTCCACGTTTTAGCTTGATCTGGAAGCAAAAGCCCAACTAGCGGCTGACAGCGATCTGTACTGTGACATGTCGTACACTGTGCCCTACTCTACCTTTGAAAATATCACAAATGGTAATTGCTGCTGTGACCTTTGTACTCATTTCAGTTATGCAAGCTTTTTATTGACCTATCTAATGCTTTAAACATGTTCAATACTGTTGCTATAATTTGCTGTAACTCTGTTTAGTTTTGTAAATTAACTCCTAAGAGTTGAACATTTTAACCAACATGTGAAATTTTTTTCCCATCAGACCATGTTGATCATAATCTGGTTTAAGTTAAAATCTAAACTCATTGTCTTATGACCATGCTTTCTTCCTTCAAAATGTTATTTCAACCTGATACGTTCAATAGAAATTAGGATGTAACTCGTTTGTTAAAACAGTCAGTAAATATCATAAATGGCAATTATTGCTGCTAACCTATAACTCTGTTCAATTATGCAAGCTAATTATTGGCCTCCTTAATGTTTAAATATTTCcaatattgttgctaagtttaacCTGTTTAGTCATGTAAATTAACTCCTGGGAGATAAACATTTTAGAGAATATGTAAAAGCAAATCCCATCTGTCCATGTCGATCATAATCTAGGATTCTAGGTTAAGTTTAACCCAATCTCATTGTCCATGCTTTCTGCGTTTGGAATGTTAATTCTGCGGATAGGTTTGGTAGACATTAGGATGACATATTTTTTCTGTGCATGTAAGCTGTGTTCAAACATGCAAGAATATTTTTGGTAGAAAAAGATAGAATTAACTAAGGGGCATCATGGGCCTAGGAATTTTCATCTATTAGTTAACTTATCTTTGGTAGATACCACCTATAATCTTGGGCAATTAGGACATGAGCGCATCAGCATGTTCAGTAATTTTAATGATCTGTTGAATAATCTTGCCAGTTCAGTATTATAAATTTATAACTGAAGGTGTGTTTTGCGTGTAGATATAAATGAAATTTCAGGGATTTCTTCGGATGCTGATTCGGAGGTTGACACCTCTGTGGCAACCGCAACGCTACTTGACCTTTATTCTGGTTGCGGTGGCATGTCCACTGGATTGTGCTTGGGCGCTGCACTAGCTGGATTGAAACTTGAGACGGTATTACTTAGGCTTATATTTATTTGGAGAATAATTTGTCGACCACCCTTCATTATGTCTAtaatttctttcttttttataTTTGTAGAGGTGGGCTGTTGATTTTAACAGCTACGCGTGCAATAGCTTGAAGTCCAACCATCCCAAGACCGAGGTTGGCTCATGAATCTTTAATTCTTTTTGGCTGGTACAAATCCTCTTGTTCTATCTTGACTAGATGTGATTTCTGAATATAGGTGCGGAACGAGAAGGCGGATGATTTTCTATCTCTTTTAAAAGAATGGGCAGTTCTATGTGACCAATATGTCCATGGTAATAATGCTGAGGCACCTCCTCCGATGGacgatgaggaggaagagggtGAACTCGAAAAGGACGAATATGTCGTGCAAAAACTCACTGATATCTGCTATGGTGGCATTGATAGGAAAAGTTGCATTTATTTCAAAGTGCTACACTGTCCATCTAGCTCATTTCTAGTGCTCATACTTCTGTTACTTAGGTTGGTGTGATATTTTCTTGAACAGGTGCAATGGAAGGGATATGGCCCCGAAGAGGATACCTGGGAGCCCATTAAAAACCTTAGGTTTGTATCTAATTTGACATATTCCTATTACATAATAATGTCTATTTCCGTTGCAGTTATCCAGAAAGATCAATGTACAGTTCACTGATTCTTTTTTAATGTTCAGTGATTGCCCTTTAAAAATAAAGGAGTTTGTTCAAGAAGGCCACATGCGAAAAGTATTACCACTGCCTGTGAGTACTTGCTATTCTTTCTCCGTAATTTTGTACCTGAATATCAGGTTCCTGATGTTGTTTATTTGTTCTGTTATACTTTTAAAGGGTGACGTAGATGTCTTGTGTGGGGGGCCGCCTTGTCAAGGGATAAGCGGGTTAAATCGGTTCAGAAACCATGACGACCCACTAAATGATGATAAGAATAGGCAGCTGGTCACTTTTATGAACATCGTTTCCTATTTGCGGCCGAAGTTCGTTTTGATGGAAAATGTGGTGGATATACTGCAATTTGCCGAAGGATATCTAGGTAGGTATGCGTTGAGCCGGTTGGTGGCTATGAACTACCAGTCTCGGCTCGGTATTATGTTAGCAGGTTGTTACGGGCTTCCACAGTTCCGCATGCGCACCTTCCTATGGGGTGCCCTCACTACAATGGTTTGTTTTAATATTCTTTGTCACTTACAGTTTTTGTTACAAATTTATTTCTGAGATGATTGATCAGTTGTATTTGGATATGCAGGTACTCCCAAAACATCCTCTCCCCACACATAATGTTGTTATACGAGGCGGGGCGCCGAATGCATTCACGGTAAGCAAAACTATAATAAAATTAAGACCGTAATGATATCCTATGAGAAGTGAAAATATGCTGACGAGCTTATTTTTTGTTGCAGCAAAGCATTGTGGCATATGACGAAATTCAAAATCCAACCTTGAAGAATGCCTTGGTTCTTGAAGATGCGATCTCAGATTTACCGAAGGCATGTATTTACTTGACTTTTGTATGTCATATTTTCCACATATAGTCTTACATCTGTTATGCAGGTTGGTAACGATCAAGCTGATGACGTACTTGAATACCTTGCGAAACCAAAGACAGAATTTCAGCGCTACATTCGTCTTAGCCGTAAAGGTAACTATATAGCTCTTTTGATAAGACGAATATACACTCATCTTTTTGTTTGTGAAAAATCCTTTCCTTTTGCATTTCACATTTCAATTCAGTTTTATGCATttaaattattatttttattaaTGTTGTTCCCATGGTCTAGAAATGTTGGACTACTCATTCGGTGATAAAACCGGTCCTGGAGAAGGCAAGCTAATGGATCACTGTCCTCTGAAGTTGAATAAAGATGATTATGAGCGCGTTAAGCGAATACCATTTGAGAAGGTAGGTGGCTGAATTTTTCCAAATGTTTCTTGCGTGATCACTCCTTTTTCCCTTTGTGAAAATTTTTGAATTCTCGCTTAGGGAGCCAACTTCCGTGACCTGGAAGGTGTAAGAGTAGGGCCAAACAACGTCGCTGAGTTTGACCCTGAGATTCCACGAGTTTACCTTGAGTCAGGCAATCCATTGGTACGTGCTGTATCGCCCAATATCGATCGTCAGGATTTTTCTAGTCACAATTGCTGAAGATTGCATGTCTGTATGGCCAGGTCCCTGAATATGCAATAAAGTTCAGGAGCGGCAAGTCTCTCAGGTTAGTGGCTTATGTTCACTGTTTTCCTTTCTGAAACTATACTAGGTTGTCTGATGCTGCTCTCAAGATACACGCTGCGATGCATTTACAGGCCGTTTGGACGACTGTGGTGGGATGAGACGGTCCCTACAGTGGTGACCAGTGCAAATCCACACAGCCAGGTCAGCTTTGTCACAAGCTGCCTCAGTTTTCTGATCTGACCATTTAGGAAGCACATAACCTTTTCTTCAGTTTCGACAGTGTCAGGTCTAGAATCTCTAAATGCGTTTGGTGTTGCTGCCTGCAGAAAATATTACACCCGGGTCAGGCCCGGGTTCTGACCGTCCGTGAGAATGCGAGGCTGCAGGGGTTCCCGGATTATTATCGCCTGGATGGTTCCATCAAGGAGCGGCAAGTTTACGAACTGCTCTGCTAGTCATACTTTCATAAATAAATCAAGACTGAAACTGAACATCTGTTGATGTCTTGAACCCTGGTGCTGGCAGGTACATGCAAGTCGGCAACGCGGTG is part of the Triticum urartu cultivar G1812 unplaced genomic scaffold, Tu2.1 TuUngrouped_contig_6644, whole genome shotgun sequence genome and encodes:
- the LOC125530902 gene encoding DNA (cytosine-5)-methyltransferase 1-like; amino-acid sequence: TVISTAELVGDHSHDPKRVFLSDERNDNPLDCIVSKVKILQVDPKLDLEAKAQLAADSDLYCDMSYTVPYSTFENITNDINEISGISSDADSEVDTSVATATLLDLYSGCGGMSTGLCLGAALAGLKLETRWAVDFNSYACNSLKSNHPKTEVRNEKADDFLSLLKEWAVLCDQYVHGNNAEAPPPMDDEEEEGELEKDEYVVQKLTDICYGGIDRKSCIYFKVQWKGYGPEEDTWEPIKNLSDCPLKIKEFVQEGHMRKVLPLPGDVDVLCGGPPCQGISGLNRFRNHDDPLNDDKNRQLVTFMNIVSYLRPKFVLMENVVDILQFAEGYLGRYALSRLVAMNYQSRLGIMLAGCYGLPQFRMRTFLWGALTTMVLPKHPLPTHNVVIRGGAPNAFTQSIVAYDEIQNPTLKNALVLEDAISDLPKVGNDQADDVLEYLAKPKTEFQRYIRLSRKEMLDYSFGDKTGPGEGKLMDHCPLKLNKDDYERVKRIPFEKGANFRDLEGVRVGPNNVAEFDPEIPRVYLESGNPLVPEYAIKFRSGKSLRPFGRLWWDETVPTVVTSANPHSQKILHPGQARVLTVRENARLQGFPDYYRLDGSIKERYMQVGNAVAVPVARALGYSLGLAYLRKHDGSDGPMLVLPANFFSPGQTEAVAPADGVAEE